DNA from Pelodiscus sinensis isolate JC-2024 chromosome 1, ASM4963464v1, whole genome shotgun sequence:
ATTAACAGCCATATTGTTCACTTACTGTCAGGCTtccaccagtgcagaataaaggtaACCACTTGAACAAGGATCTCTAGCTTATACCTCTCTTACTGCCACTTTGGGCCCAAACTGTGAAATAGTAATAAATGATTAACCTGTAAGTCCTTTATAAAACTGCGCCCCCCTCACCCATTTGAAGAGTGCAGGGAACTGCCACTTCTATTTGTTGATCATATGAAGTAGTATGGGTGCAGACATTAAATCAGAAGGAAAACTGGGAAGATGTGTTTTGTTCTCTCTCAACATCTTCAGTCAGTCACTGGCGGGAAGTAAGCACACCCAGTAAGAACAAACAAAGGGAAACAGAAGTAAGACTGAAAAGATCCCATCGCATAGCATTTATACAAGAACTGGACAATTTATTTAGAGCAGACTTGAGCAACTTCATCCCAAACAGTCAGTGCAGAGGCTTGAAGCCCGTTTTATCCAGGATATTACCTGGAACCAGGAACCACATCTCACTGCTCAGTTACTGGACAAGCAGCACCATCGGTCTTATTTAAAAATGAGAGAACTAATTTGTTGCTTTTTCTGAATTTCCTTGTGCACTATATATTTGAGTATGTTCAGTCTAAGTAAAATACTCATTAGAAAAATGGTTTTCAATTATTTAATGAACTGCTGCAGGGCCATTAGCAAATTAATACTTTATGGATATATTTTAACTGTTCTTAGGCACTGGCTTTATCTCAGTACCTGGAATCAAATCAACAAGAGCTCAACCTAAAAGACAAAAAGGTACTCGAAATTGGTGCTGGAACAGGACTGGTGTCCATTGTGGCTAGTATACTAGGTTAGTAAACCAATTAAATTCTAGTATTTCTACATCCTCACCTTCAAATACATCAATTGTGAGGTGGCAACTACACCAACACTGTAGTCACTGAAATAACTACAGTTAAAACTTAACAAGCAATTATGACTCTTTGGCTCAAAAGTCTTCAGGGGTTGTGTAAACTGCCCCTTAGTTTGGAATACAGGCGTGTGCACCAAAATGCTGCACCATAACTCCCTGTAAAGATGCTCTGGATGCAGACTAAAAGGTGCCTAGTTTGGAGATGAATACATTAACATGAACTAAGAGCTATTTAATTTGAGCCTGTAGCATAACATGCAGCATTTTGGGACACTGAAGATGTGCGTCCAAATACTCTTTTATGAGTTACCCAAtccagggacagacagacagacagacagacagacagacagacagacagacagacagacagacagacagacgagTGAGTATgtatgtggggcagaggggagaaggggagtttGTCTGTTGACTGAATGACGACCAGAGAGTGAACAACCACTACCAAAATTGATAATTGGGGAAAAATGGTAGGTttatacaaaaaaaacccaacacaatcTGCATATTCTCTTTAGGAGCTTATGTTACAGCCACTGATCTACCAGAAGTACTTGAAAATCTCCAAATGAATATTTCAAGAAATACAAAACATATGAATATACACCAACCTGAAGTGAGGAAGCTCGTGTGGGGAGAAGATCTCAACGAAGACTTTCCTAAATCAACTCACCATTATGATTTTATTTTGGCAAGTGATGTTGTCTATCACCATACATGTCTGGATCCATTGCTAACAACACTGGCATATTTATGTCAGCCAGGGACAGTATTATTATGGGCAAACAAATTCAGATTCAGTACAGATTTTGAGTTTTTAAAGAAACTTGGCAACATATTACTCGTTACACTTCTAGCAGAATTTCCAGAATCAAATATTAAGCTGTTTAAAGTCACAGTAAAAGAGAACTGAGAAAACAATAGTTTTGGTGCAATAGCAGTCCCTCAAAGTTAGAGTTCTCTAGTTTTTAGTACTTAGTGCACTCATTGCGCATGCATGTCCATAAGTCTGTTCCTGAATCTCGTACTTCAATACATGAAAAGTTAAAATGGACAATAATAATGTGAGGATGAGATCTGATTGGTCTCATAAGCTTATATAAAGATCTAATCAAGCAAATCAATTTATTGCAGCCAGAGGGTCAGAAGTAACGAAACACAACCAGAAAGTCAATCTCCAAAATGTCAAACAAACTATTGGATCTAGCTGTACTTTTATATCTTGTTTATACTGAATTTCAATATGATTACTAACACAGAACTTGTTAAAGCAAACAGCTTATGTACTCTTCAAGAAGCAACAACAGTTTTCAGCttcattatttgtttttattaattattaaaaaATCCTTTAAAGTATCAGAGTGCACATGGTGGTTTTTTTTACTTTCAATTTTGCACATTTATTATGCtgtgttttacatttttaaacattattaAACATTTGTATGTATAGCTTTACAATACCTGATTAACTGTCTGGCACTTTTATACCTGTATCAGTCCAACCTGATACTCAACTTCATATGGATTTTTGAAAGTTTGCCTGAAATATCTCCAAGACAAAGATTTACAAGAGCACCTATGTATCAGTAATTCTGAGGATACACACAGAGACTGTTtgaaaggttgtttttttaaaaaaaatcataatgtaATGTAAACTCTTGCAAACAGTATAGGTAATGGAGTTCCATTACTTTACAGTCTAATAAATAAAATTTTAGCTACTCAGATGTAGCTTTAAGGCCTTCATACAATTGAAAAGGAAATTAAGATTAAACATGTTAAAACCCTgttcactgtaaaaaaaaaaaaaaaaatatagagAGAGCTTTTACAGGTTTGCAGTTAAAATTAACAGTTAAGAACCTAACATGCATGCAAGAAATCTTTTCCAACCCAATTTCAAATCCTTGGTGCTGGCAAGTCCGGCACATCCATTGCCAGCAATGGGATGTACGCTAAGTAAACTTCCTGATGTTAGGAGTCAGTTTAACAGGTATTAAGCCACACCAGGGTGCCTTTCTGATAAATATACACAAATTTAATAATCAACATTCAGTATTTGATGAAGACATGCGTTCCAATTAAAAAGGTAAAACTTATCTTTTCTATCCTGTCAATATAAAAACCATCTTCATGTTTACAACTGTTGGTATTTCAGAACAAGCAATAATCAGGTGGATACATGACAGGAAGCCAGTTTTCAGAAAAAGATGCACAATGGGTCCATCCAAGTAACTTCATTAgctaaagaaaaataattgatAAACAGACAATTATATTATATTCTTGACACTTTAGCACACAAAAGAATGACACATGATATCAAATGCCACAATACAGATGTAAAAAGCATAACATGACTGTTTCTGGACTTCTAAACATACAGTTTGTAGGGAATGGTTTTAGTTTTTGAAGACTGGTTATTTAGATTTGAGATTAGGTCAACAAAACATTGCCTTATGCAACATAAGAATCCCAGTAAAACAGAGGCACTTTTCTTTTTATATAGACTGAATCTCTATCCCTGCATCCTTGGGACCaaaccagtgctgaaccagagaatttgttgaaaCACAgaaggtcaatactgtctagaagcattactaacacttccactgcttactgggctcttggaagataTTTAGGGTTAAATtggagctaaacaacagcacaaaacactacaagtcaggattggtggctgtaaacaaactttgtatgactgcagaaaacttggcaaCACGCATCAcaagtgggcatccagctaactaaaattttactggaccatggatattgctggaccagagaggttcactTGTTTTGAATAACTGTATAGTTAATTTAGCGTTAGATAAGCAAAATGGCTTTCATCCTTCATTTTCTCTTTGATATTCAACTTTAAGAACTTTAGAattcatgtacagtaaaactccattagtccggcatccaatgctctggcaccatcaggaatccggaagtgctggggcagccagacaggcttctcccattcagccgctactgaaactgaccagcagctgaactggggaagccaggagcagagcagctggggtgctgccgggttggtcccgtaatagcgctgccccttggggctgcgggaccaacccggcagcaccccagctgctcttagggatgcctggggcagagcagctctgctccaggcatccctaattcagctgctgctgctgaaacagatcagcggctgacttcaggaagccccgcgcagagctgcttcctgaagtcagccgctgatctgtttcagcagcagcggctgaatcggggacgcctggggcagagcagctggggtcctgccgggttggtcccgtagcgccgtccctcggcgttgcgggaccaacccggcagcactccagctgctctgccccaggcgtccccaagagcagctggggtgctgccgggttggtcccgcagccccgaggggcagcgctattacgggaccaacccggcagcaccccagctgctctgcttcaggcatccccgattcagaggctgctgaaactgaccagcagtggctgaatcagggacgcctggggcagagccagactatcaaaaggggaggctatgagaggtctggggtggcatcccttcccaccccactccagatccctcatagccccctcttccaataatctggcaccccctgggcccTAAAGgagccggattatcggaagtttactgtataagcCTAGAGAGTAGTCACTGTACTAGTAGGTCTCTGAATAATAATTTCTTGACCTTGATACCTTGGTACAAGGAACAAGCCACTTAAAGCCAATTTTTAAGTTGTGGGAAAAtgttttaacttaaaagttgggAAAGTCAAGTTAGGCACATAAACCCACAGCTAGGACCCTAAAAGTGGCCTGAATTTCCAAAGCTAGGGAGTGTTCATAGCTCAGAGAACTTGCTATTATTATGAGATCTGCCAAGCAGCTGAGTGGAATTAATACTGAAACTGTAAAGGGGCACCATTAATCTCATGCTGTTGCTTGGAAAAGCTttgagcagaggcagcagtgaagtTATTGACTGGGCATCTCCTAactaagggggggaaaaaagaggtcTTGCTTCCTTCTCACCCCACTCATTTGGAACAGACTGGGAAAGAGTTATTGAAGGGAGGGCTCTGGCATGAGTGAAGAGGAGACAAAGCCCTTTCTCCCTTTTAGCACATGGATGAGGGGAAGCTAAGAGCCTGATACAAAAGATGGGAGTTCCCATGAGACGTCCAGGAAGCATGGTCAAGTAGGAATCCCAGCACCCTCTTGTATCCCAGAGGCTGGGCTTCTGGATATTGCCTCTGGACTTCACAAGTGCCCTTCCCACCACACCAATCTTTCTTGTATTAAGAGATACTGCAGCATATAGAACAATACCAGACTGTAATTAATGGATCTATTGACTATCCTTTACCTGTATACAATTTTTCAAGTTTTCCTTGGTTGGCTTCTCTTCTGCAAGTTTTGTGGCAAATTTGAGACCTCTCCCATACATTTTATTCGCCAGTGCATGCTTATAGGCAAATGTTAAAACCTACAGTacgtaaaaaaaaataaaaagttagaAACCTACCACTGTATTAAAACTAACATTGTTCAGGCAAACAAAAATTAAAGCAAACAAGTCAGAAGTCAAACATTTTGCCAAAGGGACTGTTTCAAATTTATTCACATGTTGATGGAGTACAGATAAATAGCAGCAGTTACTGCAGTCCTGTTTTAATTCCAAAATAAGAGTATGTGTGTGTCACTATCACAAACTTCAGGATTCGGAGGATCTCATTACTCAAACAGCTGTCTTCTGGATCACATTTATAGTTAGTTCAGATTTTTCAATATCTGGCTAAAATCAACAGTAATGTAAATAAATTCTAATAGCTAAGATACTTAGCTTGGAAAAAAGTAATGCCAGACTGGGGGATAAGAATTCCAGCAAGTGTTAAAATTACAACATAAACAAACAAAGATAGTGGATGGTGTATACACAGAGATATGTATACAATTATAAACAAGCAATGAAAACACATAAGCATGAAGATAGGCTTTGGTTTTTTGCTTCAtacttattcctcatgagaattTGCTTTCTAAGATATGAAAGCCAGAGTGTTTGTGGATTAACAGGGttaattaatgtatttgtatCACTTAGCTTTTAGTCCCTTATCAATATTACAAATAATACGTGCCAGTGAACACACATGTCCACCACAGATATGTCAAACAACACAACAAAACTGGTCCTTAACAACCTAACAAAAATCAGCTATGAAGGTTCTGGTCATATCTCCTTGATACTTTAAAGAAATTAGTGAAGTGCCAACAGTGTGacgttgggggggagggggagaagagggagaggaagccagggctggagcactagtATAGGGTGGAGTGGGAGTCGGGGGagagagccccaagccttgggggccagatgtggccctcaggccacaggttccccacccctagtttAGATAGTGATTGAATACAAgagactggacatgatgacctctttAGGTCCCATGCAGTTTTATTAATCTGTTTCTAAGTCTTTCATCTTTGATACAATCCACTAcatcaggatggggagggagtctGCACAGGAGAGATCTCAGGActgggattagggatgttaaaatgtagttCATCGACTATTCTACTAATCGATAAGCTcctccgcattcctcctttgaagtgtacaagagcccccggaGGCTCCGGGATGCACGCGGgcacctgctttgaaatgtacaagagtccccagctgagtTTAAACAGATATGAGGCATTCCCTCTGATTCAGCAGAGACCTTTGGTTCTGTGGGGAGCCTCTCACTGCTGACAGGTTGAAGAGATGCAGGTCTACCATTATCTCTACGTGGCAATCGCTGATATTTTTAGTAAGCAtgtacaaactttttttttttttttaatgttttctctgatgTTTTTCATCTTAagaatgtattttttttcctgtgaaggCCTACTGGCACCTGGTGTACATTGTCCTAGGACCTGCAGAAAGAGGAAAGTGGAGGTACTGCATACTGGTCAAACATGAGGGAAAATGATGGTGGGTGAAAAGTAGGCTGTGCAGCTTTAAAGTTCCAGTTAGGAGGGAGCAGAACACGAGTCTTTGTCCAGACACAGGTAACAGCTGGAGGCCTGAAAACTGACTAGGCACTCTAGGAGCAGCAAACAGAAGAAGATAAAAGTTCAGACTCTCATGACAATCAGCATGCCTTTAAAGGAAGGTGAAAGAAAGGGTCCAAGGATTTATAGAAGAGAACTACTTTGTGCTGATAATTAAATCAGAAAAGGTTATAAAAAAATGGACCTACCTAATTTTCCAATAGTATAAAGTTTCTGGTCCTGTAAAGATTCATTATGCCAAACTTTAGTGACCTCAGTAGTTCTATTGAAAGGTAACCACCTGCCTATATGGTGTATGTGTTTTTTTTCCAGGATCAGGGCTCCAGTGATTCAATTTAAGTAACAGTGAAAGAGGCTGAATAATCAGTAATGTTGAAATGGAAAAAGCTCTTAAAAGTGTACTATTCTTCAATATCTCAAAAGAATCAGTCACACTTCTCTCACAGATGAACATATCTGTACGTATTTTCTATGGAAATACCCAAGACAGACATTACAAGCTTTAGATCATGAGCTAATGAGCATACAGCACCAATGAGCATACAGCAGATTTTTCACATATTGTTATTAGAAAAGTATTTCAGCATTCTGCATTTTCAATCCAATTTTCTGAATGCTTTCCTAAAGCAAAATTCTTTAGCAAGCACTTCTGAACAATTGTTCAGTACTTCTATTAGAAGATTTGTTTGCTTAAAGTTAAAAATAATATGGTCCCTTCTGGAAAAATATGGTGATAAAAtcacaaacaacaaaataaaatggaGGTATTGGCACTCTGCAGATATAACACATTGGAGGCTAACTAGCAACAGTGCCACTGCTCTATTAAGAAAGCTCTTACCTGACCCTGCAAGTTTTGAATGGCTACTGAACATCAGTGATAAAGGCAGGAAGAAAGCCACTTGACAGCATttctttcgaaacagggcttCCTAGAGTTTTTGTGGcaaaaaaacaaagtattttacGAAACACTTTTGCTCTGGCCAAATAAAACTCTGGGCATTTCTAAATGATAAAAGCTTGGATTTTCCAATGGATCAAATTGATAAAAAGTGGACAATGAAATTAAGTTTCAACAGTTCTTTGTAAATAGAAAACTGTCGGCATTAGCTTTTGTGAAAATAAGATTAGTACAtcaaatgaaa
Protein-coding regions in this window:
- the METTL21C gene encoding protein-lysine methyltransferase METTL21C, which encodes MISTQHLPLPNTLPRAMDCPTKEEFSEEQAECQDESNCPDYSSAIAESHSESPRILKILQKWVPTVSPYFDKEHYCYADSQITIQESIDHFGAIVWPGALALSQYLESNQQELNLKDKKVLEIGAGTGLVSIVASILGAYVTATDLPEVLENLQMNISRNTKHMNIHQPEVRKLVWGEDLNEDFPKSTHHYDFILASDVVYHHTCLDPLLTTLAYLCQPGTVLLWANKFRFSTDFEFLKKLGNILLVTLLAEFPESNIKLFKVTVKEN